A region from the Populus trichocarpa isolate Nisqually-1 chromosome 18, P.trichocarpa_v4.1, whole genome shotgun sequence genome encodes:
- the LOC7489463 gene encoding two-component response regulator ARR12 isoform X1: MTVEDQRGCNSVNEKMFPVGMRVLAVDDDPICLKVLENLLRKCQYEVTTTNQAVTALEMLRENRNKYDLVISDVNMPDMDGFKLLELVGLEMDLPVIMLSSHGDKEFVFKGITHGAVDYLLKPVRLEELKNIWQHVIRRKKWYPQDQNGSPDQDKGGDGAGEGEQVTSTGSADQNGKVNRKRKDQDEEEEGEGEDGNDNEESGNQKKPRVVWSVELHQKFVSAVNQLGLDKAVPKKILDLMNVDGLTRENVASHLQKFRLYLKRLSCGANQQPNMVAAFGAKDSSYLRMGSLDGFGDFRSVHGPGQLSTTSLSSYPPGSLLGRLNSPGGLTLQGIASPGLLQPGHSRSLNNPLNTLGKLQPGLLQTNRGSTNLFQGISSALDPKQFQLKSMNHSGDFNHKGDATSFTLAGCFPDVKVTIGSLGNTISSAANNPQMLHVNPQQNQTRRSLATQSSLSMPSLNQESFDVGVRGSSNFLDHSRCDDNWQGVVQMSTFPSNSLPLGEPFRHDPLPTSTRRDNISSTTSHIVNNPLDFSSSGSLTAPLEDSRLDMQGQADLVGNIFHNTNYTSKNRWGENSQNFNPCLNGSFGAMNSLVSGNGSMNPLSQSMDQRKRFDASVLGQSNSGTLSMFQHLEAGNSALDPTGMRIPKMRSNEDFLLEQTKSPNGFVQNNYDSLDDIVNAMIKRDQNDGVLMDGEFGFESYSPGSCI, encoded by the exons ATGACCGTAGAGGACCAAAGGGGTTGTAATTCAGTTAATGAAAAAATGTTTCCTGTTGGTATGCGTGTTCTAGCTGTTGATGATGACCCAATTTGCCTCAAAGTTTTGGAGAATTTGCTTCGTAAATGCCAGTACGAAG TTACAACTACCAATCAAGCAGTCACTGCTCTGGAAATGTTGAGAGAAAACAGAAACAAGTATGACTTGGTTATCAGTGACGTTAACATGCCAGACATGGATGGCTTTAAGCTCCTTGAACTCGTGGGGCTCGAAATGGATCTACCGGTTATCA TGTTATCATCTCATGGTGATAAAGAGTTTGTGTTTAAGGGGATTACACATGGTGCTGTTGACTATTTGCTTAAACCTGTTCGATTGGAGGAGCTCAAAAACATATGGCAACATGTAATCAGGAGAAAAAAATGGTATCCCCAGGACCAGAACGGGTCACCAGATCAAGATAAGGGTGGTGATGGAGCTGGGGAGGGGGAACAAGTGACATCAACGGGTAGTGCTGATCAAAATGGAAAAGTAAACAGGAAACGCAAGGACCAAGACGAAGAGGAGGAAGGTGAGGGTGAAGATGGAAATGATAATGAAGAATCTGGGAATCAGAAGAAGCCTCGAGTTGTTTGGTCGGTGGAGCTGCATCAAAAGTTTGTCTCTGCTGTCAATCAACTCGGTCTTGACA AGGCTGTTCCAAAGAAAATACTTGACCTGATGAATGTTGATGGGCTTACAAGGGAAAATGTGGCAAGCCATTTGCAG AAATTCAGGCTTTACCTCAAAAGACTAAGTTGTGGGGCAAATCAGCAACCCAACATGGTTGCTGCATTTGGTGCTAAAGATTCATCTTACTTGAGAATGGGTTCGCTGGATGGATTTGGAGATTTTCGCTCTGTGCATGGACCGGGACAGCTTTCAACCACTTCTCTTTCATCATACCCACCCGGGAGTTTGCTTGGTAGATTGAACTCTCCTGGTGGTTTAACCTTGCAGGGAATAGCTTCTCCTGGGCTGCTCCAACCAGGTCATTCCCGATCCTTGAACAATCCTCTCAATACTCTTGGAAAGCTCCAGCCAGGTCTCTTACAAACAAACCGAGGCAGCACAAATTTATTTCAAGGGATTTCATCAGCATTGGATCCCAAGCAATTTCAATTGAAGTCTATGAACCATTCTGGAGACTTTAATCACAAAGGTGATGCAACAAGTTTTACACTTGCAGGTTGCTTCCCGGATGTCAAAGTGACTATTGGTAGCTTGGGCAATACCATATCTAGTGCCGCAAACAACCCTCAGATGCTTCATGTGAACCCACAACAAAATCAGACTAGGAGATCGTTGGCAACTCAATCTTCTCTAAGCATGCCTTCATTGAATCAGGAGTCTTTTGATGTTGGTGTCCGTGGCTCTTCAAATTTTCTGGATCATAGTAGATGTGATGATAACTGGCAGGGTGTAGTTCAAATGTCCACATTTCCTTCAAACTCTTTGCCATTGGGTGAGCCTTTCCGACATGATCCATTGCCTACAAGTACCCGGAGAGACAATATATCTTCCACCACCTCTCACATTGTTAATAAtcctcttgatttttcttcatcgGGTTCTCTCACAGCACCTTTAGAAGATTCCAGATTAGATATGCAAGGACAAGCAGACTTGGTtggtaatatttttcataatacaaATTACACATCAAAGAACAGATGGGGAGAAAATAGCCAAAACTTTAATCCTTGTCTAAATGGTTCGTTTGGTGCCATGAACTCCCTGGTTTCTGGCAATGGTTCCATGAATCCATTGAGCCAGAGTATGGACCAAAGGAAAAGGTTTGATGCATCTGTGCTTGGTCAATCAAACAGTGGGACTCTATCCATGTTTCAGCATCTTGAAGCTGGGAATTCTGCTTTGGACCCAACGGGTATGAGAATACCAAAAATGAGGTCAAATGAGGATTTTCTCTTGGAGCAAACAAAGTCTCCTAATGGTTTCgttcaaaataattatgattcttTGGATGATATAGTGAATGCAATGATCAAACGG GATCAAAATGATGGCGTCTTGATGGATGGAGAATTCGGGTTTGAATCTTACTCACCTGGATCATGCATTTGA
- the LOC7489463 gene encoding two-component response regulator ARR12 isoform X3 translates to MTVEDQRGCNSVNEKMFPVGMRVLAVDDDPICLKVLENLLRKCQYEVTTTNQAVTALEMLRENRNKYDLVISDVNMPDMDGFKLLELVGLEMDLPVIMLSSHGDKEFVFKGITHGAVDYLLKPVRLEELKNIWQHVIRRKKWYPQDQNGSPDQDKGGDGAGEGEQVTSTGSADQNGKVNRKRKDQDEEEEGEGEDGNDNEESGNQKKPRVVWSVELHQKFVSAVNQLGLDKAVPKKILDLMNVDGLTRENVASHLQKFRLYLKRLSCGANQQPNMVAAFGAKDSSYLRMGSLDGFGDFRSVHGPGQLSTTSLSSYPPGSLLGRLNSPGGLTLQGIASPGLLQPGCFPDVKVTIGSLGNTISSAANNPQMLHVNPQQNQTRRSLATQSSLSMPSLNQESFDVGVRGSSNFLDHSRCDDNWQGVVQMSTFPSNSLPLGEPFRHDPLPTSTRRDNISSTTSHIVNNPLDFSSSGSLTAPLEDSRLDMQGQADLVGNIFHNTNYTSKNRWGENSQNFNPCLNGSFGAMNSLVSGNGSMNPLSQSMDQRKRFDASVLGQSNSGTLSMFQHLEAGNSALDPTGMRIPKMRSNEDFLLEQTKSPNGFVQNNYDSLDDIVNAMIKRDQNDGVLMDGEFGFESYSPGSCI, encoded by the exons ATGACCGTAGAGGACCAAAGGGGTTGTAATTCAGTTAATGAAAAAATGTTTCCTGTTGGTATGCGTGTTCTAGCTGTTGATGATGACCCAATTTGCCTCAAAGTTTTGGAGAATTTGCTTCGTAAATGCCAGTACGAAG TTACAACTACCAATCAAGCAGTCACTGCTCTGGAAATGTTGAGAGAAAACAGAAACAAGTATGACTTGGTTATCAGTGACGTTAACATGCCAGACATGGATGGCTTTAAGCTCCTTGAACTCGTGGGGCTCGAAATGGATCTACCGGTTATCA TGTTATCATCTCATGGTGATAAAGAGTTTGTGTTTAAGGGGATTACACATGGTGCTGTTGACTATTTGCTTAAACCTGTTCGATTGGAGGAGCTCAAAAACATATGGCAACATGTAATCAGGAGAAAAAAATGGTATCCCCAGGACCAGAACGGGTCACCAGATCAAGATAAGGGTGGTGATGGAGCTGGGGAGGGGGAACAAGTGACATCAACGGGTAGTGCTGATCAAAATGGAAAAGTAAACAGGAAACGCAAGGACCAAGACGAAGAGGAGGAAGGTGAGGGTGAAGATGGAAATGATAATGAAGAATCTGGGAATCAGAAGAAGCCTCGAGTTGTTTGGTCGGTGGAGCTGCATCAAAAGTTTGTCTCTGCTGTCAATCAACTCGGTCTTGACA AGGCTGTTCCAAAGAAAATACTTGACCTGATGAATGTTGATGGGCTTACAAGGGAAAATGTGGCAAGCCATTTGCAG AAATTCAGGCTTTACCTCAAAAGACTAAGTTGTGGGGCAAATCAGCAACCCAACATGGTTGCTGCATTTGGTGCTAAAGATTCATCTTACTTGAGAATGGGTTCGCTGGATGGATTTGGAGATTTTCGCTCTGTGCATGGACCGGGACAGCTTTCAACCACTTCTCTTTCATCATACCCACCCGGGAGTTTGCTTGGTAGATTGAACTCTCCTGGTGGTTTAACCTTGCAGGGAATAGCTTCTCCTGGGCTGCTCCAACCAG GTTGCTTCCCGGATGTCAAAGTGACTATTGGTAGCTTGGGCAATACCATATCTAGTGCCGCAAACAACCCTCAGATGCTTCATGTGAACCCACAACAAAATCAGACTAGGAGATCGTTGGCAACTCAATCTTCTCTAAGCATGCCTTCATTGAATCAGGAGTCTTTTGATGTTGGTGTCCGTGGCTCTTCAAATTTTCTGGATCATAGTAGATGTGATGATAACTGGCAGGGTGTAGTTCAAATGTCCACATTTCCTTCAAACTCTTTGCCATTGGGTGAGCCTTTCCGACATGATCCATTGCCTACAAGTACCCGGAGAGACAATATATCTTCCACCACCTCTCACATTGTTAATAAtcctcttgatttttcttcatcgGGTTCTCTCACAGCACCTTTAGAAGATTCCAGATTAGATATGCAAGGACAAGCAGACTTGGTtggtaatatttttcataatacaaATTACACATCAAAGAACAGATGGGGAGAAAATAGCCAAAACTTTAATCCTTGTCTAAATGGTTCGTTTGGTGCCATGAACTCCCTGGTTTCTGGCAATGGTTCCATGAATCCATTGAGCCAGAGTATGGACCAAAGGAAAAGGTTTGATGCATCTGTGCTTGGTCAATCAAACAGTGGGACTCTATCCATGTTTCAGCATCTTGAAGCTGGGAATTCTGCTTTGGACCCAACGGGTATGAGAATACCAAAAATGAGGTCAAATGAGGATTTTCTCTTGGAGCAAACAAAGTCTCCTAATGGTTTCgttcaaaataattatgattcttTGGATGATATAGTGAATGCAATGATCAAACGG GATCAAAATGATGGCGTCTTGATGGATGGAGAATTCGGGTTTGAATCTTACTCACCTGGATCATGCATTTGA
- the LOC7489463 gene encoding two-component response regulator ORR24 isoform X2, whose product MTVEDQRGCNSVNEKMFPVGMRVLAVDDDPICLKVLENLLRKCQYEVTTTNQAVTALEMLRENRNKYDLVISDVNMPDMDGFKLLELVGLEMDLPVIMLSSHGDKEFVFKGITHGAVDYLLKPVRLEELKNIWQHVIRRKKWYPQDQNGSPDQDKGGDGAGEGEQVTSTGSADQNGKVNRKRKDQDEEEEGEGEDGNDNEESGNQKKPRVVWSVELHQKFVSAVNQLGLDKAVPKKILDLMNVDGLTRENVASHLQKFRLYLKRLSCGANQQPNMVAAFGAKDSSYLRMGSLDGFGDFRSVHGPGQLSTTSLSSYPPGSLLGRLNSPGGLTLQGIASPGLLQPGHSRSLNNPLNTLGKLQPGCFPDVKVTIGSLGNTISSAANNPQMLHVNPQQNQTRRSLATQSSLSMPSLNQESFDVGVRGSSNFLDHSRCDDNWQGVVQMSTFPSNSLPLGEPFRHDPLPTSTRRDNISSTTSHIVNNPLDFSSSGSLTAPLEDSRLDMQGQADLVGNIFHNTNYTSKNRWGENSQNFNPCLNGSFGAMNSLVSGNGSMNPLSQSMDQRKRFDASVLGQSNSGTLSMFQHLEAGNSALDPTGMRIPKMRSNEDFLLEQTKSPNGFVQNNYDSLDDIVNAMIKRDQNDGVLMDGEFGFESYSPGSCI is encoded by the exons ATGACCGTAGAGGACCAAAGGGGTTGTAATTCAGTTAATGAAAAAATGTTTCCTGTTGGTATGCGTGTTCTAGCTGTTGATGATGACCCAATTTGCCTCAAAGTTTTGGAGAATTTGCTTCGTAAATGCCAGTACGAAG TTACAACTACCAATCAAGCAGTCACTGCTCTGGAAATGTTGAGAGAAAACAGAAACAAGTATGACTTGGTTATCAGTGACGTTAACATGCCAGACATGGATGGCTTTAAGCTCCTTGAACTCGTGGGGCTCGAAATGGATCTACCGGTTATCA TGTTATCATCTCATGGTGATAAAGAGTTTGTGTTTAAGGGGATTACACATGGTGCTGTTGACTATTTGCTTAAACCTGTTCGATTGGAGGAGCTCAAAAACATATGGCAACATGTAATCAGGAGAAAAAAATGGTATCCCCAGGACCAGAACGGGTCACCAGATCAAGATAAGGGTGGTGATGGAGCTGGGGAGGGGGAACAAGTGACATCAACGGGTAGTGCTGATCAAAATGGAAAAGTAAACAGGAAACGCAAGGACCAAGACGAAGAGGAGGAAGGTGAGGGTGAAGATGGAAATGATAATGAAGAATCTGGGAATCAGAAGAAGCCTCGAGTTGTTTGGTCGGTGGAGCTGCATCAAAAGTTTGTCTCTGCTGTCAATCAACTCGGTCTTGACA AGGCTGTTCCAAAGAAAATACTTGACCTGATGAATGTTGATGGGCTTACAAGGGAAAATGTGGCAAGCCATTTGCAG AAATTCAGGCTTTACCTCAAAAGACTAAGTTGTGGGGCAAATCAGCAACCCAACATGGTTGCTGCATTTGGTGCTAAAGATTCATCTTACTTGAGAATGGGTTCGCTGGATGGATTTGGAGATTTTCGCTCTGTGCATGGACCGGGACAGCTTTCAACCACTTCTCTTTCATCATACCCACCCGGGAGTTTGCTTGGTAGATTGAACTCTCCTGGTGGTTTAACCTTGCAGGGAATAGCTTCTCCTGGGCTGCTCCAACCAGGTCATTCCCGATCCTTGAACAATCCTCTCAATACTCTTGGAAAGCTCCAGCCAG GTTGCTTCCCGGATGTCAAAGTGACTATTGGTAGCTTGGGCAATACCATATCTAGTGCCGCAAACAACCCTCAGATGCTTCATGTGAACCCACAACAAAATCAGACTAGGAGATCGTTGGCAACTCAATCTTCTCTAAGCATGCCTTCATTGAATCAGGAGTCTTTTGATGTTGGTGTCCGTGGCTCTTCAAATTTTCTGGATCATAGTAGATGTGATGATAACTGGCAGGGTGTAGTTCAAATGTCCACATTTCCTTCAAACTCTTTGCCATTGGGTGAGCCTTTCCGACATGATCCATTGCCTACAAGTACCCGGAGAGACAATATATCTTCCACCACCTCTCACATTGTTAATAAtcctcttgatttttcttcatcgGGTTCTCTCACAGCACCTTTAGAAGATTCCAGATTAGATATGCAAGGACAAGCAGACTTGGTtggtaatatttttcataatacaaATTACACATCAAAGAACAGATGGGGAGAAAATAGCCAAAACTTTAATCCTTGTCTAAATGGTTCGTTTGGTGCCATGAACTCCCTGGTTTCTGGCAATGGTTCCATGAATCCATTGAGCCAGAGTATGGACCAAAGGAAAAGGTTTGATGCATCTGTGCTTGGTCAATCAAACAGTGGGACTCTATCCATGTTTCAGCATCTTGAAGCTGGGAATTCTGCTTTGGACCCAACGGGTATGAGAATACCAAAAATGAGGTCAAATGAGGATTTTCTCTTGGAGCAAACAAAGTCTCCTAATGGTTTCgttcaaaataattatgattcttTGGATGATATAGTGAATGCAATGATCAAACGG GATCAAAATGATGGCGTCTTGATGGATGGAGAATTCGGGTTTGAATCTTACTCACCTGGATCATGCATTTGA
- the LOC7493411 gene encoding uncharacterized protein LOC7493411: protein MGNVTSSVAAKFAFFPPDPPTYDVFRESDGRLVLPGVTADKNMEVHLLETKPGNKIVATFWKHPFARFTVLYSHGNAADLGQMHELFIELRAHLRVNIMSYDYSGYGASSGKPSEFNTYYDIEAVYNCLKKDYGIKQEDLILYGQSVGSGPTLHLASRLQKLRGVVLHSAILSGIRVLCPVKMTFWFDIYKNIDKIRLVSCPVLVIHGTNDDIVDLSHGKRLWELAKEKYDPLWVKGGGHCNLETYPEYIKHLRKFINAMEKISIVKPTKQLTQNPSIEVKHNKCLRFGIR from the exons ATGGGAAATGTAACGTCAAGTGTGGCAGCAAAATTTGCTTTTTTCCCGCCAGACCCTCCAACGTATGATGTGTTTAGAGAGAGTGATGGGAGGCTGGTGTTACCAGGTGTAACTGCAGACAAGAACATGGAGGTTCATTTGTTGGAAACTAAACCTGGGAACAAGATTGTGGCCACGTTTTGGAAACACCCTTTTGCAAGATTTACAGTTTTGTACTCTCATGGAAATGCTGCTGACCTTGGACAAATGCATGAGCTTTTCATTGAGCTTAGAGCTCATTTGAGAGTCAATATTATGAG CTATGATTATTCAGGATATGGAGCATCTTCCGGCAAG CCATCTGAGTTCAACACATACTATGACATTGAGGCTGTGTACAATTGTTTGAAGAAGGATTATGGAATAAAGCAGGAAGACTTGATCTTGTATGGCCAATCTGTTGGAAGTGGTCCTACCCTGCACTTGGCTTCTCGTTTACAGAAGTTGAGAGGCGTCGTTCTTCACAGTGCAATTCTTTCAGGCATAAGGGTCTTGTGTCCTGTCAAGATGACATTTTGGTTTGACATTTACAAG AATATAGACAAAATACGTCTTGTCAGCTGCCCTGTTCTGGTTATCCAT GGAACAAATGATGATATTGTTGATTTATCCCATGGAAAGCGCCTGTGGGAACTTGCCAAGGAAAAATATGATCCCTTATGGGTCAAAGGTGGTGGGCATTGCAACCTGGAAACTTACCCTGAGTACATCAAGCACTTACGAAAGTTCATAAATGCGATGGAGAAAATCTCCATTGTTAAACCGACAAAGCAACTCACACAGAACCCAAGTATTGAAGTCAAACACAACAAGTGCTTAAGATTTGGAATAAGGTAG
- the LOC7493412 gene encoding uncharacterized protein LOC7493412: MLAEVSTGTELAQAMSHVREYHPLIVFGHMHKQLAYGDGLQKMTVVDANKTVYLDGAIVPRARRLVVEQGTDNTNSMNDETSVFSPESGGTLRAFTSLEVLEGRVDKIAETWVSVIRDETALEEEHVLFRHGN; the protein is encoded by the coding sequence ATGCTTGCTGAAGTGTCTACTGGCACAGAACTAGCACAAGCCATGTCCCACGTAAGAGAGTATCACCCCTTAATTGTGTTTGGTCACATGCATAAACAGCTAGCATATGGAGATGGTCTTCAGAAAATGACTGTGGTTGATGCTAACAAGACTGTATACTTGGATGGGGCCATAGTTCCTCGAGCTCGAAGATTAGTTGTTGAACAAGGAACCGACAACACAAACTCTATGAATGACGAAACTTCAGTGTTTTCCCCAGAGTCTGGAGGCACATTGCGAGCATTCACTTCATTGGAGGTTCTGGAAGGAAGAGTGGATAAAATTGCAGAAACATGGGTTTCTGTTATTAGAGATGAGACCGCTTTGGAAGAGGAGCATGTATTGTTTCGACATGGCAATTAG